A region of Natribaculum luteum DNA encodes the following proteins:
- a CDS encoding sugar O-acetyltransferase, with product MDSEKEKMLNGELYDADDPELVAERKRARDLTRRYNRTTAHDQTERRELLEELLGSCGEECEIEPPFRCDYGYNIHVGENFYANFDCVILDVCRVEIGQNCQIAPGVHIYTATHPLDASERIEGPEYGKPVTVGDNVWIGGQAVLNPGVTVGDSSVIASGAVVTKDVPDEVVVQGNPAAVVKELD from the coding sequence ATGGATAGTGAAAAAGAGAAGATGCTGAACGGGGAGCTGTACGACGCCGACGACCCCGAACTTGTGGCCGAGCGGAAACGCGCACGTGACCTCACGAGACGCTACAATCGCACGACGGCACACGACCAAACCGAACGACGGGAACTGTTAGAAGAGCTTCTCGGCTCTTGTGGTGAAGAATGCGAGATAGAACCGCCATTTCGCTGTGACTATGGGTACAACATCCACGTCGGCGAAAACTTCTATGCGAACTTCGATTGCGTCATCCTGGACGTGTGTCGGGTGGAAATCGGACAGAACTGCCAGATCGCACCGGGCGTCCACATCTACACGGCGACGCATCCGCTCGATGCGAGCGAGCGAATCGAGGGGCCGGAGTACGGCAAACCGGTCACAGTCGGTGATAACGTCTGGATCGGCGGCCAAGCGGTTCTCAATCCCGGCGTGACGGTCGGCGATAGCTCCGTTATCGCATCCGGTGCCGTCGTCACCAAGGACGTTCCAGACGAAGTCGTTGTCCAGGGGAATCCGGCAGCAGTGGTGAAAGAACTGGATTGA
- a CDS encoding ArsR family transcriptional regulator, with the protein MGGEADWGTMFEALKNVYRRRLLVELFERNPQEDRVIVPEGVHAGEKELSALQTKFVHTHLPLLEQAGYVTWDRESHEVTRGPEFDEIRPFLELIEDHRDELPSGWI; encoded by the coding sequence ATGGGTGGTGAGGCCGACTGGGGGACCATGTTCGAGGCACTCAAAAACGTCTATCGACGGCGACTGCTGGTCGAACTCTTCGAGCGCAACCCCCAGGAAGACCGCGTAATCGTCCCCGAGGGCGTTCACGCTGGCGAAAAGGAACTCTCTGCGCTACAGACGAAGTTCGTTCACACGCACCTCCCCCTGCTCGAGCAGGCGGGATACGTCACCTGGGACAGAGAGAGCCACGAGGTCACCAGAGGGCCGGAGTTCGACGAGATTCGGCCGTTCCTCGAGTTGATCGAGGATCACCGCGACGAACTCCCGTCGGGCTGGATCTGA
- a CDS encoding metallophosphoesterase, protein MRDEPRRDGPGPLLEPVPDEPAAVARLGDERALVVADYHAGYEAGLRYERGVDVPSRADERRERLLALVERTAPDRLVVLGDLMHSIGDPGGAERGELEVLLESLPPTLSVTVVKGNHDGMIETWFGDQRAGGVEIVPGDGVRLGDVGVCHGHTWPAREVLEADVVCIGHEHPCVRLEDGVGGSRVEPAWLRGRVDPAPFAERSAYQGLPWLEGGTPPRLVVVPAFNDLAGGTWVNVEGQSFLAPFLPGGLADGEAYLLDGTRLGPYRSV, encoded by the coding sequence ATGAGAGACGAACCGCGTCGGGACGGTCCTGGACCGCTGCTCGAGCCGGTGCCCGACGAGCCGGCGGCCGTGGCACGGCTCGGCGACGAACGGGCACTCGTCGTCGCCGACTACCACGCGGGCTACGAGGCCGGCTTGCGCTACGAACGCGGCGTCGACGTGCCGAGCCGCGCCGACGAGCGACGGGAGCGGCTGCTGGCGCTCGTCGAGCGGACGGCTCCGGATCGGCTCGTCGTCCTCGGCGATCTGATGCACTCGATCGGCGACCCCGGCGGTGCCGAACGGGGCGAACTCGAGGTCCTGCTCGAGTCGTTGCCGCCGACGCTTTCGGTGACGGTGGTGAAGGGCAATCACGACGGGATGATCGAGACGTGGTTCGGTGACCAGCGGGCGGGCGGCGTGGAGATCGTTCCGGGCGACGGCGTCCGACTCGGCGACGTCGGCGTCTGTCACGGCCACACCTGGCCGGCCCGCGAGGTGCTCGAGGCCGACGTCGTCTGTATCGGCCACGAGCACCCGTGCGTGCGCCTCGAGGACGGGGTCGGCGGGAGTCGCGTCGAACCGGCGTGGCTGCGAGGCAGGGTCGATCCCGCGCCGTTCGCCGAGCGATCGGCCTACCAGGGGCTCCCGTGGCTCGAGGGCGGAACGCCGCCCCGACTCGTCGTCGTCCCGGCGTTCAACGACCTTGCCGGCGGGACGTGGGTGAACGTCGAGGGACAGTCGTTTCTCGCGCCGTTTCTGCCCGGCGGGCTGGCCGACGGCGAGGCCTACCTCCTCGACGGGACGCGACTCGGACCGTATCGATCCGTCTGA
- a CDS encoding Single-stranded DNA binding protein, producing MDLDDHAEDLASDLGVDKEEVKSDLANLVEYSVPIDEAKQSLRRKYGDDSAGGGATPTSVDVAEITPDSSNVTVTATVLSAGKRSIRYQGSDHVIVEGRLADETGVVDYTAWEDFGLSPGDTITAGNASVREWDGEPELNLGESTSIAFVDDGLEVPYEIGGEADLAGLRTGDRAVTIEVAVLECERRTIDGRDGETDILSGVFGDESGRLPFTNWDPDPAIEEGASVRIENAYVREFRGVPEVNVSEFSTVAPLEREVDVGTEAPEMDVGEAVATGGVYDVCLVGNLIAVRDGSGLIQRCPECNRVIQKGQCRTHGSVDGVDDLRVKAILDDGTGTVTVVLDDELTAQVYGGTLEDALEEARDAMDQEAVADTIRERIVGREYRVRGHLSVDEYGANLDATSFEESADDPADRAVAFLAEVGA from the coding sequence ATGGATCTCGATGATCATGCCGAGGATCTCGCCTCCGACCTCGGCGTCGACAAAGAGGAGGTCAAAAGCGACCTGGCGAACCTCGTCGAGTACAGCGTACCGATCGACGAGGCGAAACAGAGCTTGCGACGAAAGTACGGCGACGACTCCGCGGGCGGCGGCGCCACGCCGACGTCCGTCGACGTCGCGGAGATCACGCCCGACTCGAGCAACGTCACCGTCACCGCGACGGTGCTCTCGGCGGGCAAGCGCTCGATCCGCTACCAGGGATCGGACCACGTCATCGTCGAGGGACGACTCGCGGACGAGACGGGCGTCGTCGACTACACCGCCTGGGAGGACTTCGGCCTCTCGCCCGGCGACACGATCACCGCGGGAAACGCCTCCGTACGCGAGTGGGACGGCGAACCCGAACTCAACCTCGGCGAGAGCACCTCGATCGCCTTCGTGGACGACGGGCTCGAGGTGCCATACGAGATCGGCGGTGAGGCCGACCTCGCCGGCCTCCGGACGGGCGACCGTGCGGTGACGATCGAGGTCGCGGTGCTCGAGTGCGAGCGGCGGACGATCGACGGCCGCGACGGCGAGACGGACATCCTGAGCGGCGTCTTCGGTGACGAGAGCGGTCGACTGCCGTTTACCAACTGGGATCCGGATCCGGCGATCGAGGAGGGCGCGTCGGTCCGGATCGAGAACGCTTACGTCCGGGAGTTCCGCGGCGTCCCCGAGGTGAACGTCTCCGAGTTCTCCACGGTGGCGCCACTCGAGCGCGAGGTCGACGTCGGCACCGAAGCGCCGGAGATGGACGTCGGCGAGGCGGTCGCGACGGGCGGCGTCTACGACGTCTGTCTCGTCGGCAACCTGATCGCGGTCCGCGACGGCTCCGGGCTCATCCAGCGCTGTCCCGAGTGCAACCGCGTCATCCAGAAAGGACAGTGTCGCACCCACGGCAGCGTCGACGGCGTCGACGATCTGCGAGTGAAGGCGATCCTCGACGACGGGACGGGGACCGTCACCGTCGTTCTGGACGACGAACTCACCGCGCAGGTCTACGGCGGCACCCTCGAGGACGCCCTCGAGGAGGCCCGCGACGCGATGGACCAGGAAGCCGTCGCCGATACGATCCGCGAGCGTATCGTCGGCCGCGAGTACCGCGTGCGCGGACACCTCTCGGTCGACGAGTACGGTGCGAACCTCGACGCGACGTCGTTCGAGGAGAGCGCGGACGATCCGGCCGATCGAGCGGTCGCATTCCTCGCGGAGGTGGGAGCATGA
- a CDS encoding molybdopterin-dependent oxidoreductase has translation MTGSNEPVLSSPITVVGDDEVTMAGDDLAALPSRERPVRIDCNSGDHYTAAWRGVEVSALLELASVPGETTHVLVESADGYRVCVDVETALDGLLAFFRDGRPLAEVADYESRFVATGVGGPRTTKDVATLEAVALSPAEDPERREELLLNERSD, from the coding sequence ATGACTGGCTCGAACGAACCGGTGCTCTCGTCGCCGATCACCGTCGTCGGCGACGACGAGGTGACGATGGCCGGCGACGACCTCGCGGCGCTCCCGTCTCGAGAGCGACCGGTCCGCATCGACTGTAACTCGGGCGACCACTACACGGCCGCCTGGCGCGGCGTCGAGGTGTCGGCGCTGCTCGAGTTGGCGTCGGTTCCCGGGGAAACGACACACGTGCTCGTCGAGTCGGCAGACGGGTATCGGGTCTGCGTCGACGTCGAAACCGCCCTCGACGGGCTGCTCGCGTTCTTTCGCGACGGCCGACCGCTCGCCGAGGTCGCCGACTACGAGTCGCGGTTCGTCGCGACGGGCGTTGGCGGCCCACGGACGACGAAAGACGTCGCGACACTCGAGGCCGTGGCGCTCTCGCCGGCGGAGGATCCCGAGCGCCGCGAGGAGTTGCTGTTGAACGAACGGAGCGATTGA
- a CDS encoding S1C family serine protease codes for MKRSVPTVVLLAVLLLFAGTIPSMAVRPVSNEDARLQQNNDTVTDDDATACNYTDLYEETITSVVQVQVGTTTDDDPRGGGLGSGFVYDLENETASVVTNQHVVREQDQVTIEFSNGVSREGDVVGTDVGSDLAVVAVDDPPESADALQIVAQPPQPGERVAALGSPFGLQGTITEGIVSAVDRSIPSQQGFLIPNTVQTDAPINPGNSGGPLVTCDGTVVGVNSAGGGENLGFAIGPSLVERVVPALIEDGDYAHPYLGVQTIDVTPTLAEANGLERTNGVYVQATVPDGPSADALEESTGTETVSGQEVPVGGDVIVEIDDREIRNGEELGSYLATETSPGDDVEVTVVRDGEQTTETVTLDERPEPDAR; via the coding sequence ATGAAACGATCCGTGCCGACCGTCGTTCTCCTGGCCGTGCTGTTGCTCTTCGCGGGAACGATTCCGAGTATGGCTGTACGACCGGTATCGAACGAAGACGCGCGACTGCAGCAGAATAACGACACCGTCACTGACGACGACGCGACGGCGTGTAACTACACCGACCTGTACGAGGAGACCATCACGTCGGTCGTCCAGGTACAGGTCGGAACGACGACCGATGACGACCCCCGCGGCGGCGGACTCGGGTCGGGATTCGTCTACGACCTCGAGAACGAGACGGCCTCCGTCGTCACGAACCAGCACGTCGTCAGGGAGCAAGACCAGGTGACGATCGAGTTCAGCAACGGCGTCTCGCGCGAGGGCGACGTCGTCGGCACCGACGTCGGCAGCGACCTCGCGGTCGTCGCCGTCGACGATCCACCCGAATCCGCAGACGCACTCCAGATCGTCGCGCAACCGCCCCAGCCGGGCGAACGGGTGGCCGCACTCGGCAGTCCGTTCGGCCTCCAGGGGACGATCACCGAGGGGATCGTCAGTGCAGTCGACCGCTCGATCCCCAGCCAGCAGGGCTTTCTGATCCCGAACACGGTCCAGACCGACGCGCCGATCAACCCCGGCAACAGCGGTGGCCCGCTCGTCACCTGCGACGGGACGGTCGTCGGCGTCAACAGCGCCGGCGGCGGCGAGAACCTCGGTTTCGCCATCGGCCCGTCGCTCGTCGAGCGCGTCGTCCCGGCGCTGATCGAAGACGGCGACTACGCTCACCCGTATCTCGGAGTGCAGACGATCGATGTGACGCCGACGCTGGCCGAAGCGAACGGCCTCGAGCGGACGAACGGCGTCTACGTCCAGGCGACCGTCCCCGACGGACCGTCGGCGGACGCGCTCGAGGAGTCGACCGGTACCGAGACGGTATCCGGCCAGGAGGTGCCCGTCGGCGGCGACGTCATCGTCGAAATCGACGACCGGGAGATCCGAAACGGTGAGGAACTCGGCAGTTACCTCGCGACCGAGACGTCGCCGGGTGACGACGTCGAAGTGACCGTCGTCCGCGACGGCGAGCAGACGACGGAAACCGTCACGCTGGACGAGCGGCCAGAGCCGGACGCGCGATAG
- a CDS encoding 2,5-diamino-6-(ribosylamino)-4(3H)-pyrimidinone 5'-phosphate reductase: protein MHVVVNAAMSADGKLSSRRREQIAISGPDDFARVDRLRADSDAVVVGVGTVLADDPHLTLDDADLRTRRLEAGEPEHPARVVVDSRARTPTDARILDDAATTYLLVSEAASVERRAELSRAGVEFVTAGETRVDLLRAFAALEREGLEEIMVEGGGELIFSLFEAGLVDECSVFVGPTVIGGRDAPTLADGEGFVERFPRLELEGLERMDGGALLRWSVADDD from the coding sequence ATGCACGTCGTCGTCAACGCCGCGATGAGCGCGGACGGAAAACTCTCCTCGAGACGTCGCGAGCAGATCGCGATCAGTGGTCCCGACGACTTCGCGCGCGTCGACCGCCTGCGCGCGGACAGCGACGCGGTCGTCGTCGGCGTCGGGACCGTCCTCGCCGACGATCCACACCTCACGCTCGACGACGCCGACCTGCGAACGCGCAGACTCGAGGCGGGCGAGCCCGAACACCCGGCTCGCGTCGTCGTCGACTCGCGGGCACGGACCCCGACGGACGCGCGAATCCTCGACGACGCGGCGACGACCTACCTGCTCGTCAGCGAGGCGGCGAGCGTCGAACGCCGGGCCGAACTCTCCCGGGCAGGCGTCGAGTTCGTCACCGCCGGCGAGACGCGGGTCGACCTCCTGCGGGCGTTCGCCGCCCTCGAGCGGGAGGGACTCGAGGAGATCATGGTCGAGGGCGGCGGCGAACTGATCTTCTCGCTGTTCGAGGCCGGCCTTGTCGACGAGTGCTCGGTGTTCGTCGGGCCGACAGTCATCGGCGGCCGCGACGCGCCGACGCTGGCCGACGGCGAGGGATTCGTCGAACGGTTCCCGCGGCTCGAGCTCGAGGGGCTCGAACGGATGGACGGCGGCGCGTTGCTGCGCTGGTCCGTCGCGGACGACGACTGA
- a CDS encoding 2Fe-2S iron-sulfur cluster-binding protein, with translation MGSSDSDSDSDPDPDLDSVSRSRNRDSHTVSLVWDDGREETIAVGRGETIIDAAEAAGLSVPYGCLYGACGTCTAQLLEGEVTHVEVPRGLKERARNRGFVLACVATPESDCRLRVGHGIQAEVMGTPWK, from the coding sequence ATGGGGTCTTCGGATTCCGATTCCGACTCCGATCCCGATCCCGACCTCGACTCCGTGTCCCGTTCCCGGAACCGAGACTCCCACACCGTCTCCCTCGTCTGGGACGACGGCCGGGAGGAGACGATCGCCGTCGGTCGGGGCGAGACGATCATCGACGCCGCGGAAGCAGCTGGCCTGTCCGTCCCCTACGGCTGCCTGTACGGCGCGTGCGGGACCTGTACCGCACAGCTACTCGAGGGCGAGGTCACCCACGTCGAAGTCCCTCGCGGACTGAAAGAGCGCGCCCGCAATCGAGGGTTCGTCCTCGCCTGCGTCGCGACGCCGGAGTCGGACTGCCGACTGCGCGTCGGCCACGGCATTCAGGCCGAGGTGATGGGGACGCCCTGGAAGTAG
- a CDS encoding selenium-binding family protein, with translation MSDTEDHAHSHAEHAHEHPDVEGPGYPTPAAMRTESEREKTAYVMAPRVGMEQQGPGFVGIVDVDPQSETYSELVDVVEMPNEGDELHHFGWNACSSSCHAEGLSRQYLVVPGQRSSRIHIIDVEDPRNPEMVKVIEPEEIFEHDLSAPHTVHCVPGGKVVISMLGNADGELPGGFLQLDQDDFTIDGHWEADRGEMEMNYDYWYQPRHDVMISTEWAAPNTYYPGFDLDDVEAGKYGDSIHIWDWESREHVQTLEFGEEGQIPLEVRMSHNPEETQGYVGAALSSNIIRFFEESDGTWDWEVAIDEEPREHEDWDMPVPPLITDIVLSLDDQYLFYSNWLHGDVRMYDVSDMGNPRLVDRIWAGGLFGDRQEVKGTEIRGAPQMLQLSRDGRRLYWTTSLFSTWDNQFYPEIAEEGSLMLKADVFPDEGRMELDEEFLVDFGDAPGGPARAHEIRWPGGDCTSDVWQ, from the coding sequence ATGAGCGATACCGAGGACCACGCCCACAGCCACGCAGAACACGCCCACGAACACCCGGACGTCGAGGGGCCGGGCTATCCGACGCCAGCGGCCATGCGGACCGAATCCGAACGCGAGAAGACCGCGTACGTGATGGCACCGCGGGTGGGGATGGAACAGCAAGGACCCGGCTTCGTCGGCATCGTCGACGTCGACCCGCAGTCGGAGACGTACAGCGAACTCGTCGACGTCGTCGAGATGCCAAACGAGGGTGACGAACTCCACCACTTCGGCTGGAACGCCTGTTCGTCGTCCTGTCACGCCGAGGGGCTCTCCCGGCAGTACCTCGTCGTCCCCGGCCAGCGTTCCTCGCGCATCCACATCATCGACGTCGAGGATCCACGAAATCCGGAGATGGTGAAGGTGATCGAACCCGAGGAGATCTTCGAGCACGACCTCTCGGCCCCGCACACGGTCCACTGTGTCCCCGGCGGAAAAGTCGTCATCAGCATGCTCGGGAACGCCGACGGCGAACTCCCCGGTGGCTTCCTCCAGCTCGACCAGGACGACTTCACGATCGACGGCCACTGGGAGGCAGACCGCGGCGAGATGGAGATGAACTACGACTACTGGTACCAACCGCGCCACGACGTCATGATCTCGACGGAGTGGGCCGCGCCGAATACCTACTACCCTGGCTTCGACCTCGACGACGTCGAGGCAGGCAAGTACGGCGACAGCATCCACATCTGGGACTGGGAGAGCCGCGAGCACGTCCAGACCCTCGAGTTCGGCGAGGAGGGCCAGATCCCACTCGAGGTTCGGATGAGCCACAATCCCGAGGAGACCCAGGGCTACGTCGGCGCGGCGCTGTCCTCGAACATCATCCGCTTTTTCGAGGAGAGCGACGGCACCTGGGACTGGGAGGTCGCCATCGACGAGGAGCCACGCGAGCACGAGGACTGGGACATGCCCGTGCCGCCGCTGATCACCGACATCGTCCTCTCGCTGGACGACCAGTACCTGTTCTACTCGAACTGGCTCCACGGCGACGTCCGCATGTACGACGTCAGCGACATGGGTAACCCGCGGCTGGTCGACCGGATCTGGGCCGGCGGCCTCTTCGGCGACCGCCAGGAGGTCAAGGGCACCGAGATCCGCGGCGCACCACAGATGCTGCAACTCTCCCGGGACGGCCGTCGGCTCTACTGGACGACGTCGCTGTTCTCGACGTGGGACAACCAGTTCTACCCGGAGATCGCCGAGGAAGGGTCGCTCATGCTAAAAGCCGACGTCTTCCCCGACGAGGGCCGGATGGAACTCGACGAGGAGTTCCTGGTCGACTTCGGCGACGCGCCCGGCGGCCCCGCCCGCGCCCACGAGATCCGGTGGCCCGGCGGCGACTGCACCAGCGACGTCTGGCAGTGA
- a CDS encoding DEAD/DEAH box helicase, whose amino-acid sequence MTDGDVAAFTHLGSTVRQALSERGFSTPTAPQRLAIPPLAAGEDTLVIAPTGSGKTETAMLPVFDDLVADPPDGFGALYVTPLRALNRDMRERLEWWGETLDLEVDVRHGDTTQYRRGKQAEDPPDVLITTPETLQAMLTGERLREALADVSHVVIDEVHELAASKRGAQLAVGLERLRELSGPFQRIGLSATVGDPEAVGQFLTGARPCEIREIDVGSNVSVAVREPEITEEDERLAGKLMTEPETASHVRLIRDLVADHESTLIFVNTRQTAEALGSRFRELDLPIGVHHGSLSKEARIDVEDRFKAGELEGLLCTSSMELGIDVGSVDHVVQYQSPRQVTRLLQRIGRAGHRMDAVSRGTIVTTRPDDTLEALAIARRARAGEVEPAAIHEGSLDVVANQIPGIVQSQGATFVETAYEIVSRSYPFRALTEAQFRDVLSELHRNRIVWFDESEDRIETSGGTWQYVYANLSMIPDEETYEVTDIASSKQIGTLDERFVVNFATPGEVFVQRGEMWRIAEVDDDEGVVKVSPIEDPAGEIPSWIGQEIPVPYAVAQEVGEIRDVAEAQLAAGADGAAVARELASRYPGDEYTVERAVDPLERHVESGAPMPTDDRVLVEREGRTVVVNAHLGHMANETLGRVLSALLGQRTGSSVGLEIDPYRIELEVPTSIATSDVLEVLEETDPGHVETIVELGLKRSDALAFRLSQVSAKFGALKRWQGSGRLSNDRLLAALEDTPMYAEAVREVFHEDLDVEQASRVLEAIREGDLEVATTRGHSPVGRGGRSAGKELLAPENADASVIETVRERIRNDRVILLCTHCKEWQSKTKVRRVREQPECPNCGSTRIAALNPWDEEAVAAVRAEEKDEEQERLTERAYRSASLVQSHGKKAVIAMAARGVGPHNAARIINKLREDEDDFYRDILRQEREYARTQSFWD is encoded by the coding sequence ATGACCGACGGGGACGTCGCGGCGTTCACCCACCTCGGTTCGACGGTTCGTCAGGCCCTCTCCGAACGCGGCTTCTCGACGCCGACAGCGCCACAGCGACTCGCGATTCCGCCACTCGCCGCCGGCGAGGACACGCTCGTGATCGCGCCGACCGGGAGTGGCAAGACCGAGACCGCGATGTTGCCCGTCTTCGACGACCTCGTCGCCGACCCGCCAGACGGTTTCGGTGCGCTGTACGTCACGCCGCTGCGAGCGCTCAACCGCGACATGCGCGAACGTCTCGAGTGGTGGGGCGAGACGCTCGACCTCGAGGTGGACGTCCGCCACGGCGACACGACCCAGTATCGACGGGGAAAGCAGGCCGAGGACCCGCCGGACGTGCTGATCACGACGCCGGAGACCCTGCAGGCAATGTTGACGGGCGAACGCCTGCGCGAGGCGCTCGCCGACGTCTCCCACGTCGTGATCGACGAGGTCCACGAACTCGCCGCCTCCAAGCGCGGGGCGCAACTGGCGGTCGGCCTGGAGCGCCTGCGCGAGCTGTCGGGCCCGTTCCAGCGGATCGGTCTCTCGGCGACCGTCGGCGACCCCGAGGCGGTCGGACAGTTCCTGACGGGCGCTCGCCCCTGCGAGATCCGCGAGATCGACGTCGGGAGTAACGTCTCCGTGGCGGTCCGGGAGCCCGAGATCACCGAGGAGGACGAACGCCTCGCCGGCAAACTGATGACCGAACCCGAGACGGCGAGTCACGTCCGCCTGATTCGGGACCTCGTCGCCGACCACGAGTCGACGCTGATCTTCGTCAACACTCGACAGACGGCCGAGGCGCTGGGCTCCCGATTTCGGGAACTCGACCTGCCGATCGGCGTCCACCACGGCTCGCTCTCGAAGGAGGCCCGGATCGACGTCGAAGACCGGTTCAAGGCGGGCGAACTCGAGGGCCTGCTCTGTACCTCCTCGATGGAACTGGGTATCGACGTGGGCAGCGTCGACCACGTGGTCCAGTACCAGAGCCCGCGCCAGGTGACGCGCCTGCTCCAGCGGATCGGGCGGGCGGGCCACCGCATGGACGCCGTCTCTCGGGGGACGATCGTCACGACGCGGCCGGACGACACACTCGAGGCGCTGGCGATCGCCCGTCGCGCCCGCGCCGGTGAGGTCGAACCCGCGGCGATCCACGAGGGGAGTCTCGACGTCGTCGCGAACCAGATCCCCGGCATCGTCCAGAGCCAGGGCGCGACGTTCGTCGAGACCGCCTACGAGATCGTCTCGCGGTCGTACCCCTTCCGGGCCCTCACGGAAGCGCAGTTCCGCGACGTCCTCTCGGAACTCCACCGCAATCGGATCGTCTGGTTCGACGAGAGCGAGGACCGCATCGAGACGAGCGGCGGCACCTGGCAGTACGTCTACGCGAACCTCTCGATGATCCCCGACGAGGAGACCTACGAGGTCACGGACATCGCCTCGAGCAAGCAGATCGGGACCCTGGACGAGCGGTTCGTCGTCAACTTCGCCACGCCGGGTGAGGTGTTCGTCCAGCGTGGCGAGATGTGGCGCATCGCGGAGGTCGACGACGACGAGGGCGTCGTGAAGGTCAGCCCCATCGAGGACCCCGCCGGCGAGATCCCCTCCTGGATCGGCCAGGAGATCCCCGTCCCGTACGCCGTCGCCCAGGAGGTTGGAGAGATACGCGACGTCGCCGAAGCGCAACTCGCCGCCGGAGCCGACGGGGCCGCCGTCGCTCGAGAACTGGCGAGTCGCTACCCCGGCGACGAGTACACCGTCGAACGGGCGGTCGACCCGCTCGAGCGCCACGTCGAGAGCGGCGCGCCAATGCCGACCGACGACCGGGTGCTGGTCGAACGCGAGGGCCGGACGGTCGTCGTCAACGCCCACCTCGGTCACATGGCCAACGAGACGCTCGGTCGGGTGCTCTCGGCGCTGCTCGGCCAGCGAACCGGCTCCTCCGTCGGTCTGGAGATCGACCCCTACCGGATCGAACTCGAGGTGCCGACGTCGATCGCGACGAGCGACGTCCTCGAGGTGCTGGAGGAGACCGACCCCGGCCACGTAGAGACGATCGTCGAACTCGGACTCAAGCGCTCCGACGCCCTCGCCTTTCGACTCTCGCAGGTGTCGGCGAAGTTCGGCGCGCTCAAACGCTGGCAGGGGTCCGGCCGACTGTCGAACGACCGCCTGCTGGCCGCACTCGAGGACACGCCGATGTACGCAGAGGCCGTCCGCGAGGTGTTCCACGAGGACCTGGATGTCGAGCAGGCGAGTCGCGTGCTCGAGGCGATCCGAGAGGGTGATCTCGAGGTGGCGACGACCCGGGGACACAGCCCGGTCGGACGGGGCGGTCGCTCGGCGGGGAAGGAACTGCTCGCGCCCGAGAACGCCGACGCGAGCGTCATCGAGACGGTCCGCGAGCGCATCCGGAACGATCGCGTCATCTTGCTGTGTACCCACTGCAAGGAGTGGCAGTCGAAGACGAAGGTCCGACGGGTCCGCGAGCAACCGGAGTGTCCGAACTGCGGATCGACCCGAATCGCGGCACTGAACCCGTGGGACGAGGAGGCGGTCGCGGCCGTCCGCGCCGAAGAGAAAGACGAGGAACAGGAGCGGCTGACCGAACGCGCCTACCGGAGTGCGAGTCTGGTCCAGAGCCACGGCAAGAAGGCCGTGATCGCGATGGCCGCCCGCGGGGTCGGACCGCACAACGCCGCCCGGATCATCAACAAACTCCGCGAGGACGAGGACGACTTCTACCGGGACATCCTGCGCCAGGAACGCGAGTACGCACGGACCCAGTCGTTCTGGGACTGA